The following coding sequences are from one Dermacentor silvarum isolate Dsil-2018 chromosome 4, BIME_Dsil_1.4, whole genome shotgun sequence window:
- the LOC119449796 gene encoding uncharacterized protein LOC119449796, with protein sequence MRSIVATLILAAVALRTAGQQREEELPFDDLMATICRKYENAADRKDAIMCVGDRMEIELEAIVTECLQRQYRFGKISAQAFDMLCDDDSRKMDRVYDCVDDQADSQGGRDWTLDEVTKYVQLC encoded by the exons ATGAGGTCAATTGTGGCGACGCTCATCCTCGCTGCCGTCGCCCTAAGGACCGCCGGCCAACAACGCGAGGAAGAACTGCCCTTCGACGACCTCATGGCCACCATCTGCC GTAAATATGAAAATGCCGCCGACAGAAAGGATGCTATCATGTGCGTTGGCGACCGAATGGAAATTGAA CTGGAAGCCATTGTGACAGAGTGCCTCCAGAGACAGTACAGATTTGGCAAAATAAGCGCTCAAGCTTTTGACATGCTCTGCGACGATGACAGCAGA AAAATGGACCGCGTCTATGACTGCGTCGATGACCAGGCAGACAGCCAAGGTGGCCGTGACTGGACTCTTGACGAAGTCACCAAATATGTCCAG